Proteins encoded within one genomic window of Kibdelosporangium phytohabitans:
- a CDS encoding response regulator, with protein MGIKVGIVEDHPLYRSAVAQLITQVPDFELDAVAESVAQFVVRRTHRDSVVALDLNLPGVQGAAAVMDVVALGHPVLVISAHAGQQDVLSAMAAGARGFLSKDTDGDELLRALRLIAMGDSYISPTLASYVLDATRGGHVIELSSREREVLSLVASGERDQDIADELAISIRTVRSYLDRIRDKTGQRCRSELTRYAIEQGVLARRTA; from the coding sequence ATGGGGATCAAAGTCGGGATCGTCGAAGACCACCCGCTCTACCGCTCAGCCGTGGCGCAGCTGATCACGCAGGTGCCGGACTTCGAGCTCGACGCGGTCGCCGAATCCGTCGCCCAGTTCGTGGTCCGGCGAACCCACCGCGACTCGGTCGTCGCGCTCGACCTGAACCTGCCCGGCGTCCAAGGCGCGGCGGCGGTGATGGACGTCGTCGCACTGGGCCACCCCGTCCTCGTGATCAGCGCCCACGCCGGACAACAGGACGTGCTGAGCGCGATGGCGGCCGGTGCGCGCGGCTTCCTGTCCAAGGACACCGACGGCGACGAACTGCTGCGGGCGTTGCGGCTGATCGCGATGGGGGACAGCTACATCTCGCCGACGCTGGCCTCGTACGTGCTCGACGCCACCCGCGGCGGGCACGTGATCGAACTGTCCTCGCGGGAGCGCGAAGTGCTGTCGCTGGTCGCGTCCGGCGAACGCGACCAGGACATCGCCGACGAACTGGCGATCAGCATCAGGACCGTGCGGTCCTACTTGGACAGGATCAGGGACAAGACCGGCCAGCGCTGCCGCTCGGAACTGACGCGGTACGCCATCGAACAAGGTGTCCTGGCCCGCCGCACGGCGTGA
- a CDS encoding sensor histidine kinase gives MRTSGARGETMGSAERELLSTGLRYALGLRLVVVAMASLVSLLLEPAPRPMLAAGVVLALNAWNAWYAYQRLRGGGVVLTIADVTVVSAVCLTQLWTATPDTAAAASWVFVTAAITVVAYPWQIGAVAITVATVLIMAAYLAGGAIAAPDNWAATVPVQLWMLMEAALSFALYRFVRRGARIADRLVARNEQLRMQAAVAAARRDDEREYLAALHDTASATLLMVGAGVVTKPEPWLSDQAARDLEVIRGREDIPAGQVDLLAMLREVSDRTPLTVRWQAPSPVTVPAVVGIALSRGTREALTNVVRHAAVDDAEVRVRRDGDTVTVEVADQGCGFDAASVPGNRFGVARSLVERMSRIGGTAEVRSEPGHGTTVRLESPVVVKESGGGDADIIAKRFLRGLRWALVAMNLVILYGLDLPKLLTSTDAYTTVVPQYLALGVGTAISLWAGFSTWRGSTRIPGRWPLVVLVFAVSILATQTVLPERRLGIAHWSEGDIAWSLALLLLDERAVVFIGVIVTQYALTFVHVATGGTSAVTVAGAVNATVVVLAYQMAVGMIATVLRGIAVSAARIAREEEELRTSEVVADQLHNDRKERYAVVADTTAPLLAGLASGELDPGDAAVRRRCSLDAAKLRRLFAEGASDPLLHELRGYIELAERNGVSVRFAERGNRPTVPSEARRALTEPAVTMLATATRMARVTVVGTGKSVTVSVVSDSPPEAVPATEFTGITSSTVVSGSQLWVEVTWMRGE, from the coding sequence GTGCGGACAAGTGGTGCACGCGGGGAGACGATGGGGTCCGCGGAACGGGAACTGCTCAGCACGGGTCTGCGGTACGCCCTCGGCCTGAGGCTGGTCGTGGTCGCCATGGCCAGCCTGGTGTCCCTGCTGCTCGAACCGGCGCCGCGGCCCATGCTCGCGGCAGGCGTCGTACTGGCACTCAACGCCTGGAACGCCTGGTACGCCTACCAGAGGCTGCGCGGCGGCGGTGTCGTGCTCACCATCGCGGACGTGACGGTCGTGAGCGCGGTCTGCCTGACCCAGCTCTGGACCGCCACTCCCGACACAGCTGCCGCCGCGAGCTGGGTCTTCGTGACCGCGGCGATCACCGTCGTGGCCTACCCGTGGCAGATCGGCGCGGTCGCCATCACCGTGGCCACCGTGCTGATCATGGCCGCCTACCTGGCCGGCGGGGCGATCGCCGCGCCGGACAACTGGGCCGCGACCGTGCCCGTCCAGCTCTGGATGCTCATGGAAGCCGCGCTTTCGTTCGCGCTGTACCGGTTCGTCCGGCGCGGAGCACGAATCGCCGACCGGCTCGTGGCCCGCAACGAACAACTGCGCATGCAGGCGGCCGTCGCGGCGGCCCGGCGCGACGACGAACGCGAATACCTCGCCGCCCTGCACGACACCGCGTCCGCGACCCTGCTGATGGTCGGCGCGGGCGTGGTGACCAAGCCGGAACCGTGGCTGTCCGACCAGGCCGCGCGCGACCTCGAAGTCATCCGCGGCCGGGAGGACATCCCCGCAGGCCAGGTCGACCTGCTGGCCATGCTGCGCGAAGTCAGCGACCGCACACCGTTGACCGTCCGCTGGCAGGCCCCGAGCCCGGTGACCGTGCCCGCGGTCGTCGGGATCGCGTTGTCCCGTGGCACAAGAGAAGCACTGACGAACGTGGTCCGGCACGCCGCGGTCGACGACGCCGAGGTGCGGGTACGGCGCGACGGCGACACGGTTACCGTCGAAGTCGCCGACCAGGGCTGCGGCTTCGACGCCGCCAGCGTGCCCGGCAACCGGTTCGGCGTGGCGCGCTCGCTGGTCGAGCGGATGTCCCGGATCGGCGGCACCGCCGAGGTCCGCAGCGAACCGGGCCACGGCACCACCGTGCGCCTGGAAAGCCCGGTGGTCGTCAAGGAGTCCGGCGGCGGTGACGCGGACATCATCGCCAAACGGTTCCTGCGCGGCCTGCGCTGGGCGCTGGTCGCGATGAACCTCGTCATCCTCTACGGCCTGGACCTGCCGAAACTCCTGACGAGCACGGACGCGTACACCACGGTCGTCCCGCAGTACCTCGCACTGGGCGTGGGTACGGCCATCTCACTGTGGGCGGGTTTCTCGACCTGGCGCGGGTCCACGCGGATCCCAGGGCGGTGGCCACTGGTGGTGCTGGTCTTCGCCGTGTCGATCCTCGCGACGCAGACCGTGCTGCCGGAACGGCGACTGGGCATCGCGCACTGGTCCGAGGGCGACATCGCGTGGTCGCTGGCCCTGTTGCTGCTGGACGAACGCGCGGTGGTGTTCATCGGCGTGATCGTCACCCAGTACGCGCTGACGTTCGTCCACGTGGCGACCGGCGGCACCAGCGCCGTGACCGTCGCGGGCGCGGTGAACGCGACCGTTGTCGTGCTGGCGTACCAGATGGCGGTCGGGATGATCGCGACCGTCCTGCGTGGAATCGCGGTGTCCGCCGCGCGCATCGCCCGTGAGGAGGAAGAACTGCGCACCTCCGAAGTCGTGGCCGACCAACTCCACAACGACCGCAAGGAACGCTACGCCGTGGTTGCCGACACGACCGCGCCCCTGCTGGCGGGCCTGGCGTCCGGCGAACTCGACCCGGGCGACGCCGCGGTCCGCCGCCGCTGCTCACTGGACGCGGCCAAGTTGCGGCGGCTGTTCGCGGAAGGCGCGTCCGACCCGTTGCTGCACGAACTGCGCGGGTACATCGAACTCGCGGAGCGCAACGGGGTCTCCGTGCGGTTCGCCGAACGCGGGAACCGGCCCACGGTGCCGTCGGAGGCACGCAGGGCGTTGACCGAACCCGCCGTGACCATGCTCGCCACAGCGACCCGCATGGCTCGGGTCACCGTCGTGGGCACGGGGAAGTCGGTGACCGTGAGCGTGGTGTCCGACTCGCCGCCCGAGGCCGTGCCGGCGACGGAGTTCACCGGGATCACGTCGTCGACCGTGGTGAGCGGCTCGCAACTCTGGGTCGAAGTGACCTGGATGAGGGGTGAATGA
- a CDS encoding MMPL family transporter, with product MNTSKLSRFERLAAWSRRRRWLAVILWVVALAGITLAAQAAGSSYHNDHTMPGTESQQVANMFQSRDPVDALQVVAEGDLAKFPAVLDKLRGLPHVAAVQQPQANGDIAFATVTLDAGGVPKEDIRRIIDTAKSTDLRVELGGELVRGAEESAGGGAEGAGMLAALVILVLMFGSLLAAGLPLITAVFAVGATVGITMLASHLVDLPDYAPPVMILVGLGVGVDYALLIFARYRTELLAGADRDTAATRALDTAGRSVMFAGCTVIIALLGLLALGLGSLQGLALAVTLTVLFTLVASLTLLPALLSLLGKRIEKAVLRRANKHRGDRWRAWTAGIQRRPWPALVLAVAALAALSLPALGMRLGFADAGTESPSSTSRQAYDLLAKGFGPGFNGPLVVVAQGKQQPRLPEVLAGTPGVAKVLPPQQTPQGTVVMLYPTSAPQDKETDDLVGRLRDDVLPALPGSTFLVGGATAAADDFAEAVSDRLPLFVLVVVGLSALLLMVVFRSILIPLKAAVLNLLSIGASMGVVTLVYGEGLFGVQSGPIEAFVPVLIFAIVFGLSMDYEVFLLARMHEEWRRTGDAAHAVREGMAGTGSVITAAAAIMIVVFGAFLFSPDRMLQQFGLGLAVAVLLDAVVIRCLIVPAVMRLFGPSAWWLPRPVDRRLPRLALEHA from the coding sequence GTGAACACATCGAAACTGAGCCGGTTCGAACGGCTGGCCGCCTGGTCGAGGCGGCGCCGCTGGCTCGCCGTGATCCTCTGGGTGGTGGCGCTGGCCGGGATCACGCTCGCCGCGCAGGCGGCCGGCAGCAGCTACCACAACGACCACACCATGCCGGGCACCGAGTCCCAGCAGGTGGCGAACATGTTCCAGAGCCGCGACCCGGTCGACGCACTCCAGGTCGTCGCCGAAGGCGACCTGGCGAAGTTCCCTGCCGTACTGGACAAACTCCGCGGCCTGCCGCACGTGGCCGCCGTCCAGCAGCCACAGGCCAACGGCGACATCGCGTTCGCGACCGTGACACTGGACGCCGGCGGCGTGCCCAAAGAGGACATCCGCCGGATCATCGACACGGCCAAGTCCACCGATCTGCGGGTCGAACTCGGCGGTGAACTCGTCCGCGGCGCCGAGGAATCCGCGGGCGGGGGAGCGGAAGGCGCCGGGATGCTGGCGGCGCTGGTGATCCTGGTGCTGATGTTCGGCTCGTTGCTGGCCGCCGGGCTCCCGCTGATCACCGCGGTCTTCGCGGTCGGTGCCACGGTCGGGATCACCATGCTGGCCTCGCACCTGGTCGACCTGCCGGACTACGCGCCACCGGTGATGATCCTCGTCGGCCTCGGAGTCGGCGTCGACTACGCCCTGCTGATCTTCGCCAGGTACCGCACCGAACTGCTGGCGGGCGCCGACCGTGACACGGCCGCGACCAGGGCACTGGACACGGCCGGGCGGTCGGTGATGTTCGCCGGCTGCACCGTGATCATCGCGCTGCTCGGGTTGCTGGCGCTGGGGCTTGGCTCGTTGCAGGGGCTCGCGCTGGCCGTGACGTTGACCGTCCTGTTCACGCTGGTGGCGTCGCTGACGCTGCTGCCCGCGCTGCTTTCCCTGCTGGGCAAGCGGATCGAGAAAGCCGTGCTGCGCCGGGCGAACAAGCACCGGGGTGACCGCTGGCGTGCGTGGACCGCTGGGATCCAGCGCCGCCCGTGGCCCGCGCTGGTCCTCGCGGTCGCCGCGCTGGCCGCGTTGTCGTTGCCCGCCTTGGGCATGCGGCTGGGCTTCGCCGACGCCGGCACCGAGTCACCGAGTTCCACCAGCCGCCAGGCGTACGACCTGCTGGCCAAGGGATTCGGTCCCGGGTTCAACGGCCCGCTGGTCGTCGTGGCACAGGGCAAGCAACAACCACGGCTGCCCGAAGTGCTGGCCGGAACACCTGGCGTGGCGAAAGTGCTTCCGCCGCAACAGACTCCACAAGGGACCGTGGTGATGCTGTACCCGACGAGCGCGCCACAGGACAAGGAGACCGACGACCTCGTCGGACGGCTGCGTGACGACGTCCTCCCCGCGCTGCCCGGCAGCACATTCCTGGTCGGCGGTGCCACAGCCGCCGCGGACGACTTCGCCGAGGCGGTCAGCGACCGGCTGCCGCTGTTCGTGCTCGTCGTGGTCGGCCTGTCGGCGCTGCTGCTGATGGTCGTGTTCCGGTCGATCCTGATCCCGCTCAAGGCCGCTGTGCTCAACCTGCTCAGCATCGGCGCGTCGATGGGCGTGGTCACGCTCGTCTACGGCGAAGGCCTCTTCGGCGTCCAGTCAGGACCGATCGAGGCGTTCGTGCCCGTGCTGATCTTCGCGATCGTGTTCGGCCTGTCCATGGACTACGAGGTGTTCCTGCTCGCCCGCATGCACGAGGAATGGCGCCGGACCGGCGACGCGGCCCACGCCGTCCGCGAAGGCATGGCGGGCACAGGCAGCGTGATCACGGCCGCGGCGGCGATCATGATCGTGGTGTTCGGCGCGTTCCTGTTCAGCCCGGACCGGATGCTCCAGCAGTTCGGCCTCGGCCTCGCGGTCGCCGTCCTGCTCGACGCGGTCGTGATCCGCTGCCTGATCGTGCCCGCGGTGATGCGGCTGTTCGGCCCGTCGGCGTGGTGGCTCCCGCGTCCAGTGGACCGCCGCCTACCCCGTTTGGCGCTTGAACACGCCTGA
- a CDS encoding response regulator — MIKVLLADDQRLVRAGFKSILDGEDDVDVVAEAANGTEAVALTRSVKPDVVLMDIRMPELDGLAAAREIVRIAGARVIILTTFDLDEYVYGALRAGASGFLVKDTEPMELIHAVRVVARGDALLAPAVTRKLIAEFAGRVDRPAPSPRLNSLTDREREVMVLVAAGLSNDEIAAKLVLSPATAKTHVSRIMTKLDVRDRAQLVVLAYESAMITPGWMSTRDVRDRQ; from the coding sequence GTGATCAAGGTCCTGCTCGCCGACGACCAGCGGCTGGTCCGCGCCGGCTTCAAGTCTATTTTGGACGGCGAGGACGACGTCGACGTCGTCGCCGAGGCCGCCAACGGCACCGAGGCCGTCGCGCTGACCCGGTCGGTCAAGCCGGACGTCGTGCTGATGGACATCCGGATGCCCGAACTCGACGGCCTGGCCGCGGCCCGCGAGATCGTCCGGATCGCCGGCGCCCGCGTGATCATCCTGACCACGTTCGACCTCGACGAGTACGTCTACGGCGCGCTGCGCGCCGGAGCCAGCGGGTTCCTGGTCAAGGACACCGAGCCGATGGAGCTGATCCACGCCGTCCGCGTGGTCGCCAGGGGAGACGCGCTGCTGGCCCCGGCAGTGACCCGCAAGCTGATCGCCGAGTTCGCCGGCCGGGTCGACCGGCCCGCGCCCAGCCCGCGGCTGAACTCGCTGACCGACCGCGAACGCGAGGTCATGGTCCTGGTCGCGGCGGGCCTGTCCAACGACGAGATCGCCGCGAAGCTCGTGCTCAGCCCGGCGACCGCCAAGACGCACGTCAGCCGGATCATGACCAAGCTGGACGTCCGCGACCGCGCCCAACTGGTCGTGCTGGCCTACGAGTCGGCCATGATCACGCCTGGGTGGATGTCAACCCGGGATGTAAGGGATCGCCAGTAG
- a CDS encoding sensor histidine kinase, giving the protein MKWTKDALWAGAVLAGVYVLTVLQGPPLEFSGFALIVVTCALLAFRRRFPIWVAFGTMVGCGVYYPFAGSAGPLLATFVVALYSVAATGRLVVAIGIAVLAMAGIVLGEAASPVRHLDNISMFMLVGWLVAVIALGAVSHGRRALVAEAEKRATSEERLRIARELHDVLAHNISLINVQASAALHRTGQETDALTAIKQASKDALRELRATLGVLRQVDEQAPTRPPGLGQLSDLVERTRATGLAVTVDGEPRALPAEVDLAAYRIIQEALTNVTRHASARAVTVRIQYDDKDMRVRIDDDGHGAPGGGFDEGNGIRGMTERARSVGGELTVRGGATGTRVSARLPIGGDL; this is encoded by the coding sequence GTGAAGTGGACAAAGGACGCACTCTGGGCGGGCGCGGTGCTGGCCGGCGTCTACGTGCTGACTGTCCTGCAGGGACCGCCGCTGGAGTTCTCGGGCTTCGCCCTCATTGTCGTGACGTGCGCGTTGCTTGCTTTCCGGCGGCGTTTTCCGATATGGGTCGCTTTCGGGACGATGGTGGGGTGCGGCGTCTACTACCCGTTCGCGGGCAGTGCCGGGCCATTGCTGGCGACATTCGTGGTGGCGCTGTACTCCGTCGCCGCGACCGGCCGGCTCGTCGTGGCGATCGGTATCGCGGTGCTCGCGATGGCCGGAATCGTGCTGGGCGAGGCCGCGAGCCCCGTCAGGCACCTCGACAACATCTCGATGTTCATGCTGGTCGGCTGGCTGGTCGCGGTGATCGCGCTCGGCGCGGTCAGCCACGGCAGGCGCGCGCTCGTCGCGGAAGCCGAGAAACGCGCCACCTCGGAGGAACGGCTGCGGATCGCACGCGAACTGCACGACGTCCTCGCGCACAACATCTCACTGATCAACGTGCAAGCCAGCGCCGCGCTGCACCGCACCGGCCAGGAAACCGACGCGCTCACCGCGATCAAGCAGGCCAGCAAGGACGCGCTCAGGGAACTCAGGGCCACGCTCGGCGTGCTGCGCCAGGTCGACGAACAGGCCCCGACCAGGCCGCCGGGGCTCGGCCAGCTCAGCGACCTGGTCGAGCGGACCAGGGCGACCGGGCTCGCGGTGACCGTCGACGGTGAGCCGCGTGCGTTGCCCGCCGAGGTCGACCTGGCGGCGTACCGGATAATCCAGGAAGCGCTGACGAACGTGACCAGGCACGCGTCGGCGCGGGCGGTGACCGTGCGGATCCAGTACGACGACAAGGACATGCGGGTGCGGATCGACGACGACGGCCACGGAGCTCCCGGTGGCGGGTTCGACGAGGGCAACGGGATCCGGGGGATGACCGAACGGGCCCGGTCCGTCGGCGGTGAGCTCACCGTGCGCGGCGGCGCCACGGGGACGCGGGTGTCGGCCCGCCTGCCGATCGGGGGCGACCTGTGA
- a CDS encoding S1 family peptidase, with protein sequence MHTLLKRATVVTVAAAFAFSTAALSAGGAQTTTPDGITDQSTLVRPVAEGEKPGPSTAIVGGSRVTSPVPYIAALHTGSSFSCTASIIAPRYVITAKHCVGSPNLNVRIGSLTRSSGGTTANVSRVINAPGNNDVSILQLSKDVNATYLRVAAQGSLRVGTTERVYGWGYQNSNWTNLPENLKTSNGSVTQLNCATNFGDIACIRNNGDTSGGDSGGPMINSAGELIGVCAIGNKPTDGSGFGGYNTVVSSTVRNWIRQTAGV encoded by the coding sequence ATGCACACCTTGCTGAAGCGCGCCACGGTGGTCACCGTGGCGGCGGCGTTCGCGTTCAGCACCGCGGCTCTGAGCGCCGGTGGCGCGCAGACCACGACCCCGGACGGGATCACTGACCAGAGCACCCTGGTCCGGCCGGTGGCCGAGGGCGAGAAGCCCGGTCCTTCCACGGCCATCGTGGGCGGCAGCCGCGTCACCTCCCCGGTGCCGTACATCGCCGCGCTGCACACCGGCAGCAGCTTCTCCTGCACGGCGTCGATCATCGCGCCGCGCTACGTGATCACGGCCAAGCACTGCGTGGGTTCGCCGAACCTCAACGTCCGCATCGGTTCGCTGACGCGTTCGTCCGGCGGCACGACGGCCAACGTCAGCCGGGTGATCAACGCGCCGGGCAACAACGACGTGTCGATCCTCCAGCTGTCCAAGGACGTCAACGCGACCTACCTGCGCGTGGCGGCGCAGGGCTCGCTGCGGGTCGGCACGACCGAGCGCGTCTACGGCTGGGGCTACCAGAACTCGAACTGGACGAACCTGCCGGAGAACCTCAAGACCTCCAACGGAAGCGTGACGCAGCTCAACTGTGCCACCAACTTCGGTGACATCGCGTGCATCCGCAACAACGGCGACACCTCCGGTGGTGACTCGGGCGGCCCGATGATCAACTCCGCCGGTGAGCTGATCGGTGTCTGCGCGATCGGCAACAAGCCGACCGACGGCAGCGGCTTCGGTGGCTACAACACCGTGGTCAGCTCGACGGTCCGCAACTGGATCCGGCAGACCGCGGGCGTCTGA
- a CDS encoding M20/M25/M40 family metallo-hydrolase — translation MKRTTAILVAAAVIGLGHPVIATAAPDPAPALAAELPNGAPDIDTAAVKAHLDQFQTIAQNQGNGNRCTGSGGYTGSVAYVKQKAEAAGYTVTEQPFTASGGKRSSNVLAELPGQDTTKVIMAGGHLDSVCAGPGINDNGSGSAAVLAVAEAFAKANPNPKVTVRFAWWGDEEAGLVGSRYYATNLPTAERTRVQAYLNFDMVGSPNPGYFVYNDDDDAIEKTINDYFATINWPTEGQGVGGRSDSASFQRIGIRTGGIFTGAEQRKTQAQVSKWGGQANVAYDRCYHASCDTLSNINDEALGHNSDAISWTIWALTGGGGSQPGNPTAAFTANCSTSEPSCTFDASGSSDPNGSISSYAWKFGDNQNGTGATPSHTYGQAGTYTVELTVTDNEGKTDTETKQITAGKQQGQAPRASFTVQCQWDTCNFNGTGSTDPDNDIATYNWAYGDGTTGNGTTSSHKYPNKQATYTAELKVTDKAGHTHSTSKQVQCYSVGSQAFCFGQ, via the coding sequence ATGAAACGGACGACAGCGATCCTGGTCGCTGCGGCGGTGATCGGGCTCGGACATCCCGTGATCGCCACAGCCGCACCGGATCCCGCCCCTGCACTGGCGGCCGAACTGCCCAACGGCGCACCGGACATCGACACGGCAGCCGTGAAGGCGCATCTCGACCAGTTCCAGACCATCGCCCAGAACCAGGGCAACGGCAACCGCTGCACCGGGTCCGGCGGCTACACCGGCTCGGTCGCGTACGTCAAACAGAAGGCCGAAGCAGCCGGGTACACCGTGACCGAGCAGCCGTTCACCGCCTCGGGCGGCAAACGCAGCAGCAACGTGCTGGCCGAACTGCCCGGCCAGGACACCACCAAGGTGATCATGGCGGGCGGTCACCTCGACAGCGTGTGTGCCGGTCCGGGGATCAACGACAACGGCTCCGGGTCCGCCGCCGTGCTCGCTGTCGCCGAGGCTTTCGCCAAGGCCAACCCCAACCCGAAGGTCACTGTTCGCTTCGCGTGGTGGGGCGACGAGGAAGCCGGGCTGGTCGGGTCGCGGTACTACGCCACCAACCTGCCCACCGCGGAACGGACACGCGTCCAGGCGTACCTGAACTTCGACATGGTCGGCTCGCCGAACCCGGGCTACTTCGTCTACAACGACGATGACGACGCGATCGAGAAGACCATCAACGACTACTTCGCCACGATCAACTGGCCGACCGAGGGCCAGGGCGTCGGCGGTCGCAGCGACAGCGCGTCCTTCCAACGGATCGGGATCAGGACCGGCGGCATCTTCACCGGCGCCGAACAGCGCAAAACCCAGGCCCAGGTCAGCAAATGGGGTGGGCAGGCCAACGTCGCCTACGACCGCTGTTACCACGCGTCCTGCGACACCTTGTCCAACATCAACGACGAAGCGCTCGGCCACAACAGCGACGCGATCTCGTGGACGATATGGGCATTGACGGGCGGAGGCGGTTCCCAGCCGGGCAATCCGACGGCGGCGTTCACCGCGAACTGCTCGACCAGCGAACCGTCGTGCACGTTCGACGCCTCCGGCTCCAGCGACCCGAACGGCTCGATCTCGTCCTATGCCTGGAAGTTCGGCGACAACCAGAACGGCACCGGCGCCACACCGTCCCACACCTACGGCCAAGCCGGGACCTACACAGTCGAACTGACCGTCACCGACAACGAAGGCAAAACCGACACCGAAACCAAACAAATCACCGCAGGCAAACAACAAGGACAAGCACCACGCGCATCGTTCACCGTGCAATGCCAGTGGGACACCTGCAACTTCAACGGAACCGGCTCCACCGACCCGGACAACGACATCGCCACCTACAACTGGGCCTACGGCGACGGCACAACCGGAAACGGAACCACCTCGTCGCACAAGTACCCCAACAAACAAGCCACCTACACAGCGGAACTGAAAGTGACCGACAAAGCCGGACACACCCACTCCACCAGCAAACAAGTCCAGTGCTACAGCGTCGGCAGCCAGGCCTTCTGCTTCGGCCAGTGA
- a CDS encoding PKD domain-containing protein: MRTRRAWLGGVSGLAIALSALVTGVPSATAAPESPASRAVNPTDTAPDPQPNGGPHTQIVGGEKAFVKDYPFIIAMLREGGARPMGQTCTAAVVAKRVIVTAAHCKDGQGAKSMYYGSDDLTVGGGTKIAVKEYLQHPNYSPPNGWQTGWDVGIVVTETDIPVPAGYKYPRVAASGDSALTAPGKNALLLGYGRVRDGENEFGHLKRVASYPIVNGSNTCGSFGSFNNDYMVCGGYQDGHDGICQGDSGGPMLVDGVVVGVASWVRTGCNSYGAWGRLTGVMGDWANEQIKKFGDPGEPGAPTAAFTANCSTSEPSCTFDASGSSDPNGSISSYAWKFGDNQNGTGATPSHTYGQAGTYTVELTVTDNEGKTDTETKQITAGKQQGQAPRASFTVQCQWDTCNFNGTGSTDPDNDIATYNWAYGDGTTGNGTTSSHKYPNKQATYTAELKVTDKAGHTHSTSKQVQCYSVGSQAFCFGQ, translated from the coding sequence ATGCGAACTAGACGAGCTTGGCTTGGTGGCGTCTCCGGGCTGGCCATCGCACTGTCCGCGCTGGTCACGGGAGTGCCGTCGGCCACGGCGGCACCGGAGTCACCCGCGTCGCGAGCTGTCAACCCGACCGACACCGCGCCCGACCCGCAGCCCAACGGCGGCCCGCACACGCAGATCGTCGGCGGCGAGAAGGCGTTCGTGAAGGACTACCCGTTCATCATCGCGATGCTGCGCGAGGGTGGTGCCCGGCCGATGGGCCAGACGTGCACCGCGGCTGTGGTCGCGAAGCGCGTCATCGTGACGGCCGCGCACTGCAAGGACGGCCAGGGCGCGAAGTCCATGTACTACGGCTCCGACGACCTGACTGTCGGCGGCGGGACGAAGATCGCGGTCAAGGAGTACCTGCAGCACCCGAACTACAGTCCGCCGAACGGCTGGCAGACCGGCTGGGACGTCGGCATCGTGGTCACCGAGACCGACATTCCCGTGCCCGCGGGCTACAAGTACCCGAGGGTCGCCGCGTCGGGCGACTCGGCGCTGACCGCGCCGGGCAAGAACGCTCTGCTGCTCGGCTACGGCCGCGTCCGTGACGGCGAGAACGAGTTCGGCCACCTCAAGCGCGTGGCCAGCTACCCGATCGTCAACGGCAGCAACACCTGTGGCTCCTTCGGCTCGTTCAACAACGACTACATGGTCTGTGGGGGTTACCAGGACGGTCACGACGGCATCTGCCAGGGTGACAGCGGCGGCCCGATGCTGGTGGACGGCGTGGTCGTCGGCGTCGCCTCATGGGTGCGAACCGGCTGCAACAGCTACGGCGCGTGGGGCCGGCTGACCGGCGTGATGGGCGACTGGGCGAACGAGCAGATCAAGAAGTTCGGCGACCCGGGCGAGCCCGGTGCACCGACGGCGGCGTTCACCGCGAACTGCTCGACCAGCGAACCGTCGTGCACGTTCGACGCCTCCGGCTCCAGCGACCCGAACGGCTCGATCTCGTCCTATGCCTGGAAGTTCGGCGACAACCAGAACGGCACCGGCGCCACACCGTCCCACACCTACGGCCAAGCCGGGACCTACACAGTCGAACTGACCGTCACCGACAACGAAGGCAAAACCGACACCGAAACCAAACAAATCACCGCAGGCAAACAACAAGGACAAGCACCACGCGCATCGTTCACCGTGCAATGCCAGTGGGACACCTGCAACTTCAACGGAACCGGCTCCACCGACCCGGACAACGACATCGCCACCTACAACTGGGCCTACGGCGACGGCACAACCGGAAACGGAACCACCTCGTCGCACAAGTACCCCAACAAACAAGCCACCTACACAGCGGAACTGAAAGTGACCGACAAAGCCGGACACACCCACTCCACCAGCAAACAAGTCCAGTGCTACAGCGTCGGCAGCCAGGCCTTCTGCTTCGGCCAGTGA